A single region of the Oleispira antarctica RB-8 genome encodes:
- a CDS encoding Tol system periplasmic component YbgF, protein MFSAAEDGWVAVGQGPAAKPAVKSAPVVSQPSVRSTPAGNASFANSRSPAQPSLQVELLTMVEAMQQEIAELRGTVEEQNHKIERLQKQQQQRYLDLDRRMSDLLSSPVNAAVPKATPSNGQSSVLPADDLYANAMSFIKKKDFARALEQLDLFAKTYPKHALAANALYWSGEVQLAESHFDLAIKQFEAVVGQHPDHNKAADSHYKLAVSYDRSGNTVKAKEILKLVIKQYPGISDSAVRLAERYLARLEASK, encoded by the coding sequence ATGTTCAGTGCAGCGGAAGATGGCTGGGTAGCAGTAGGCCAAGGGCCTGCTGCTAAACCTGCTGTTAAGTCCGCTCCTGTCGTATCACAACCTTCTGTTCGCTCCACTCCTGCTGGCAATGCTTCTTTTGCTAATAGCCGCTCTCCTGCTCAGCCATCGTTACAAGTTGAACTGTTGACTATGGTCGAAGCAATGCAGCAAGAAATTGCTGAATTGAGAGGCACGGTAGAAGAGCAAAATCACAAGATTGAACGATTACAAAAACAGCAGCAGCAGCGCTATCTCGATCTTGATCGACGAATGTCTGACTTGTTAAGTTCGCCTGTTAATGCGGCGGTGCCAAAAGCGACGCCAAGTAATGGTCAATCCAGCGTTTTACCTGCAGATGATTTGTATGCGAATGCGATGTCTTTTATTAAAAAGAAAGATTTTGCTCGCGCACTTGAGCAGCTCGATCTATTTGCTAAAACTTATCCCAAGCATGCTTTAGCGGCCAATGCATTATATTGGTCGGGGGAAGTGCAGCTGGCGGAAAGTCATTTTGATTTAGCGATTAAGCAATTCGAAGCCGTTGTTGGTCAGCACCCTGATCATAACAAGGCCGCTGATTCGCATTATAAGCTGGCCGTATCTTACGATCGCAGTGGTAATACGGTGAAAGCAAAAGAGATCTTAAAGCTGGTTATTAAACAATACCCTGGCATCTCTGATTCGGCTGTACGTCTCGCTGAGCGCTATCTTGCTAGGTTAGAAGCATCAAAATAG
- the pal gene encoding Peptidoglycan-associated lipoprotein, with protein MQKRALVKVLGLTFGAALMTACASNSDIAEGEELQPLDAAVEETAAEVETQGIEAQAVAGEQVDAAANEAQAALMKATVFYFDFDNITIKADSKNALIAHSQYLAANSSARVVLEGHADERGTVEYNLALGERRGLSVSRFLQANGAAASQIETVSFGEERPALMGHNDDSWSQNRRVEIKYQSR; from the coding sequence ATGCAAAAGCGTGCATTAGTTAAAGTATTAGGATTGACCTTTGGTGCTGCATTGATGACAGCATGCGCAAGTAATAGTGATATCGCAGAAGGCGAAGAACTACAACCTCTTGATGCTGCTGTAGAAGAAACGGCTGCTGAAGTTGAAACTCAAGGTATTGAAGCTCAGGCTGTTGCTGGTGAACAAGTTGATGCAGCGGCAAACGAAGCTCAAGCAGCTTTGATGAAAGCCACTGTTTTCTACTTCGACTTTGATAACATTACAATTAAAGCTGATAGCAAAAATGCATTGATTGCTCATTCTCAGTATTTAGCCGCTAACTCTTCAGCGCGCGTAGTACTAGAAGGACATGCCGATGAGCGTGGAACTGTTGAATATAACCTAGCATTGGGTGAGCGTCGTGGCTTGTCTGTTAGCCGTTTCCTACAAGCTAATGGTGCAGCAGCTTCTCAAATCGAAACAGTAAGTTTCGGTGAAGAGCGTCCAGCTCTAATGGGTCATAACGATGATTCTTGGTCTCAAAACCGTCGTGTTGAGATCAAATACCAGAGCCGTTAA
- the tolB gene encoding TolB periplasmic protein, which translates to MKLVFKIVLLSLLALQARAELVIEITQGNQRAIPMAVVPFKWKGLEALPENVAQIVANDLGRSGYFNSLSKTEMLSLPNTEEEVFYRDWELLRQDYLVIGEIESDARGGFIINFKLIDVNTRTVLMNQKLTGGASALRDIAHFMSDRIFAALTGVPGAFSTKLVYVTTNRDRTQFNLSYADADGAREQNIFTSKQPIISPAWSNDGKKIAYASFENGRSEIFIQEIASGKREKIASFKGSNSAPAFSPDGTKMAMVLSRNGNPDVYVMDLATRKLDRITTHYGIDTEPQWMPDGKSLIFTSSRIGKPQIYQVSLIHRKPKRITFEGDYNARARITPDGRKMVMVHRNGGDFHIATQNMKTGILQILTTDTQLDESPSVAPNGSMVVYAASMGDRSILAAVSLDGEVKFRLPSKYGDVREPAWSPLLK; encoded by the coding sequence ATGAAGTTGGTTTTTAAAATTGTATTATTAAGCTTATTGGCACTACAAGCTCGAGCTGAGTTAGTTATCGAAATTACTCAGGGTAATCAACGTGCAATTCCTATGGCGGTTGTACCGTTTAAATGGAAAGGATTAGAGGCTCTGCCTGAAAATGTCGCACAAATCGTTGCTAATGACTTGGGTCGAAGCGGCTACTTTAATAGTTTATCAAAAACTGAAATGCTCAGCTTACCGAATACTGAAGAAGAGGTGTTCTATCGTGATTGGGAGTTGTTGAGACAAGACTACTTGGTAATCGGCGAGATTGAATCAGATGCTCGTGGTGGCTTTATCATTAATTTTAAATTAATTGATGTGAATACTCGCACGGTATTAATGAACCAAAAATTAACCGGTGGCGCTTCAGCACTGCGCGATATTGCACACTTTATGAGTGATCGAATTTTTGCGGCTTTAACTGGCGTACCGGGTGCTTTTTCGACTAAATTGGTTTACGTCACTACCAATCGTGACCGAACTCAGTTTAATCTGAGTTACGCTGACGCTGATGGTGCTCGTGAACAGAATATATTTACTTCAAAGCAGCCTATTATTTCACCGGCTTGGTCTAATGACGGTAAAAAAATTGCTTATGCCAGCTTCGAGAATGGCCGCAGTGAAATATTCATTCAAGAAATTGCCAGTGGCAAGCGTGAGAAAATAGCCTCTTTCAAAGGCTCAAATAGCGCACCTGCTTTCTCGCCAGATGGGACAAAGATGGCCATGGTGCTTTCTCGTAATGGCAATCCTGATGTTTATGTAATGGACCTTGCTACGCGAAAGCTAGACCGTATTACTACGCATTATGGGATTGATACCGAGCCGCAATGGATGCCTGATGGTAAAAGTCTTATATTTACATCAAGCCGTATTGGTAAGCCGCAGATATATCAGGTGTCGCTAATACATCGTAAGCCAAAAAGGATTACCTTTGAAGGTGACTATAATGCGCGTGCTCGTATTACCCCTGATGGTCGTAAAATGGTAATGGTTCACAGAAATGGGGGGGATTTTCATATAGCAACGCAAAATATGAAAACTGGGATTTTACAAATTTTAACGACTGATACTCAATTGGATGAATCTCCTAGTGTTGCGCCGAATGGAAGTATGGTAGTTTATGCGGCAAGTATGGGTGATCGCAGTATCTTAGCTGCAGTTTCACTAGATGGAGAGGTTAAATTTCGGTTACCATCTAAGTATGGTGATGTTCGGGAACCTGCTTGGTCGCCTTTGTTAAAGTAA
- the tolA gene encoding Putative Tol-Pal system, TolA-like protein, translated as MAGNTWLKKLLDPKSYGLAIVLAIILHVVVIALFAVEWPKEKRQIAEPTPKNIQAKVIQTESKQVKQKKLVEEQRRKNDNWKKYLAEKKAAKKKAALEKAAKEKVRSDKAAKNKAKQLADKKKAEDLKKKDLKKKEMQKAEALKEKEQLKQEKIAEQKAFEQAQESSLLESLAEEEQQRSIENAMAEEQQVQKNTAITNDVVAQIRSKVNKIWSYPPSSRPDMEVTVRIQLVPTGEVINVSIITGSGNEALDRSVLAAVNRAQPLPVPKDIRLFEQQFRNFVMAFRPEDAVW; from the coding sequence ATGGCGGGTAATACTTGGCTGAAAAAGCTGCTTGATCCAAAAAGTTATGGTTTAGCCATAGTGCTTGCGATTATTTTACACGTTGTAGTCATTGCGCTGTTTGCGGTTGAGTGGCCAAAAGAAAAGCGACAAATTGCTGAGCCGACACCGAAGAATATTCAAGCGAAGGTGATTCAAACTGAGAGTAAGCAAGTTAAGCAGAAAAAGTTGGTTGAAGAGCAGCGACGGAAAAATGATAACTGGAAAAAGTATTTAGCTGAGAAAAAAGCCGCCAAAAAGAAAGCCGCACTAGAGAAGGCCGCTAAAGAAAAAGTTCGTAGTGACAAAGCTGCTAAAAATAAGGCAAAGCAACTCGCGGATAAGAAGAAAGCGGAAGATTTAAAGAAAAAAGATTTAAAGAAAAAAGAAATGCAGAAAGCAGAAGCTCTTAAAGAAAAAGAGCAGCTGAAACAAGAAAAAATAGCAGAGCAGAAAGCCTTTGAGCAGGCGCAAGAAAGTTCATTGTTAGAGTCACTTGCAGAAGAAGAGCAGCAGCGTTCAATTGAAAACGCGATGGCTGAAGAACAGCAAGTGCAGAAGAATACCGCCATAACCAATGATGTGGTTGCACAGATACGTTCAAAGGTTAATAAAATTTGGAGTTATCCTCCCAGTTCGCGTCCAGATATGGAAGTTACCGTTCGAATACAGTTGGTGCCAACGGGTGAGGTTATTAACGTTTCAATTATTACCGGCAGTGGTAATGAGGCATTGGATCGTTCAGTATTAGCTGCAGTAAATCGCGCGCAGCCGTTGCCTGTGCCAAAAGATATTCGATTATTTGAACAGCAGTTTAGAAATTTTGTAATGGCCTTTAGGCCTGAGGATGCAGTGTGGTAA
- the tolR gene encoding TolR protein, which produces MPGVSPLAPPGGAKRKPMAEINVVPYIDVMLVLLIIFMVTAPMLNQGVDVDLPNVDASPVTVEQDENQLIVSVSAKGLYYLERGTDDPKAMALVDIQQYVTILLKSQPKTDVLVRGDEAVSYGVVVALMGSLQTAGAKSVGLITEAPDPQVGL; this is translated from the coding sequence ATGCCAGGGGTATCACCACTAGCCCCTCCCGGAGGTGCTAAACGCAAGCCAATGGCAGAGATTAATGTTGTGCCTTACATTGATGTCATGCTGGTGTTGTTAATTATTTTTATGGTTACCGCACCCATGTTGAACCAAGGGGTGGATGTTGATTTACCGAATGTCGATGCGAGTCCGGTAACGGTTGAGCAAGATGAAAATCAGCTTATCGTATCCGTGTCTGCGAAGGGGTTATATTATCTCGAACGTGGTACTGATGATCCGAAAGCGATGGCGTTGGTGGATATTCAGCAGTACGTAACCATCTTGCTAAAAAGCCAGCCAAAAACCGATGTATTGGTTCGCGGTGATGAAGCGGTTTCTTATGGCGTGGTGGTTGCTCTTATGGGCAGCCTGCAAACGGCGGGTGCTAAATCTGTTGGTTTAATTACTGAAGCGCCTGATCCGCAAGTAGGTTTATAA
- the tolQ gene encoding putative TolQ protein — protein sequence MEQASVEQSMSIISLIVNASFVVQLVMLLLVLASVASWVIIVQRWRLLATTRKQLNAFEERFWSGVDLSQLYKECQQNPEPVGVENVFTSGLKEFGKIRQQAPDEPDTIMESTQRAMRITISRETEVLEHHLSFLATVGSTSPYIGLFGTVWGIMHSFQGLAMMKQATIASVAPGISEALVATAMGLLAAIPAVIFYNRFTTKVEQLITGMQTFGEEFSSILYRQTHRAKQPKKDAE from the coding sequence ATGGAGCAAGCATCCGTAGAACAATCCATGTCGATTATTTCGTTAATCGTTAACGCCAGCTTTGTCGTACAGTTGGTCATGTTACTTTTAGTATTAGCCTCTGTTGCCTCTTGGGTGATTATTGTTCAGCGTTGGCGTTTGCTCGCCACAACGCGCAAGCAATTAAATGCCTTTGAAGAACGTTTTTGGTCCGGTGTAGATTTGAGCCAGCTTTATAAAGAGTGTCAGCAAAATCCTGAGCCAGTCGGCGTGGAAAATGTTTTCACCAGTGGTTTGAAAGAGTTCGGTAAGATTCGCCAGCAGGCGCCTGACGAGCCTGATACCATCATGGAAAGTACACAGCGTGCGATGCGTATTACGATCAGTCGCGAAACGGAAGTACTTGAGCATCATCTATCGTTTTTAGCCACCGTAGGTTCAACCAGTCCCTACATTGGTTTATTTGGTACGGTATGGGGCATTATGCATTCTTTCCAAGGTTTGGCCATGATGAAACAAGCAACGATTGCATCCGTTGCGCCGGGTATTTCAGAGGCACTTGTTGCAACGGCGATGGGGTTATTAGCAGCCATTCCGGCCGTTATATTTTATAATCGATTCACCACAAAAGTAGAGCAGTTGATTACGGGTATGCAGACATTTGGTGAAGAGTTTTCTTCTATCCTGTATCGCCAGACTCATCGCGCTAAACAGCCTAAAAAGGATGCTGAATAA
- the ruvB gene encoding Holliday junction DNA helicase RuvB — MIESDRFVSAATSIGAVGDHGLSPKREDKQDRAIRPDTLADYRGQPAVREQMEIFIGAARAREEALDHTLVFGPPGLGKTTLANIIAHEMGANIKSTSGPVLEKAGDLAAMLTNLEEGDVLFIDEIHRLSPAIEEILYPAMEDYQLDIMVGEGPAARSIKLELPAFTLVGATTRAGLLTSPLRDRFGIVQRLEFYNVADLSHIVSRSARLMGLESEPEGAEEIARRSRGTPRIANRLLRRVRDYAQVKCDGIITKASADAALNMLKVDTQGFDHMDRRLLLALLEKFDGGPVGVDSLAAAISEERDTIEDVLEPYLIQQGYMMRTPRGRTATKLAYRHFGLPEPTSNSE; from the coding sequence ATGATCGAAAGTGATCGTTTTGTAAGTGCAGCGACCAGCATTGGAGCGGTAGGGGATCACGGTCTGTCACCCAAGCGCGAAGATAAACAAGATAGAGCAATTCGCCCTGATACCCTAGCAGATTATCGAGGCCAGCCTGCGGTGCGTGAGCAGATGGAAATTTTCATCGGTGCCGCTCGTGCGCGCGAAGAAGCCCTTGATCATACGTTAGTTTTTGGTCCGCCCGGATTGGGAAAAACAACACTGGCTAATATTATTGCTCATGAAATGGGAGCGAACATTAAAAGTACGTCAGGCCCAGTATTAGAAAAGGCTGGCGATTTAGCCGCCATGCTGACCAACCTTGAAGAAGGTGATGTGCTTTTTATTGACGAAATTCACCGATTGAGTCCGGCGATTGAAGAAATTCTGTATCCTGCAATGGAAGATTATCAGCTCGATATTATGGTTGGAGAGGGACCCGCAGCGCGATCGATTAAATTAGAGCTGCCTGCATTTACTTTGGTCGGGGCAACGACCCGTGCTGGGCTATTAACTTCTCCATTACGTGACCGATTCGGTATTGTTCAGCGGTTAGAGTTTTATAATGTCGCCGATTTATCGCATATTGTTTCTCGCTCTGCGCGCTTAATGGGATTAGAATCCGAGCCCGAAGGCGCGGAAGAAATTGCGCGTCGTTCTCGTGGCACACCGCGTATTGCAAATCGATTGCTACGTCGAGTGCGAGATTACGCTCAAGTTAAATGTGATGGTATTATCACCAAAGCCAGTGCCGATGCCGCGTTGAATATGTTAAAGGTCGATACTCAAGGTTTTGATCACATGGATCGCCGCTTATTGCTGGCGTTGTTAGAGAAGTTTGATGGTGGGCCTGTCGGCGTAGACAGCTTAGCTGCAGCGATTAGCGAAGAACGCGATACTATTGAAGATGTGCTGGAACCTTACTTGATTCAGCAAGGCTATATGATGCGTACGCCAAGAGGTCGCACGGCGACAAAACTGGCCTATCGTCACTTTGGTCTGCCAGAGCCTACGAGCAATAGCGAATAA
- the ruvA gene encoding Holliday junction ATP-dependent DNA helicase RuvA, which yields MIGRLSGVLIEKQAPDLLIDVNGVGYEVQAPLSSFLDIGALGSKITLLTHLVVREDAQLLYGFSDKMQRTMFRTLIKVSGVGPKLALGILSSMDADTFARCIQNHEVAALTKLPGVGKKTAERLIVEMQDRLKEWQTQAPLWAAVEQSDTANRNHLLSEAEAALISLGYKPQEATKMLSKMPTDIDSSEDMIRRALKGMM from the coding sequence ATGATCGGACGTTTAAGTGGTGTGCTGATTGAAAAACAAGCCCCAGATTTACTGATTGATGTAAACGGTGTGGGCTATGAAGTTCAGGCGCCCTTATCGAGTTTTTTGGATATCGGGGCGTTGGGCAGTAAAATTACCTTGCTAACCCATTTGGTCGTGCGCGAAGATGCGCAATTGTTATACGGCTTTAGCGATAAAATGCAGCGCACCATGTTCCGTACTCTTATTAAAGTGAGTGGCGTTGGTCCTAAGCTAGCGTTGGGCATACTATCCAGTATGGATGCTGATACGTTTGCGCGCTGTATTCAAAATCATGAAGTGGCAGCATTAACAAAATTGCCGGGTGTGGGTAAAAAAACCGCTGAGCGATTGATCGTAGAAATGCAGGATCGTCTGAAAGAGTGGCAAACCCAAGCGCCGTTATGGGCTGCGGTTGAGCAATCGGATACGGCTAATCGTAATCACTTATTGTCAGAGGCAGAAGCGGCCTTGATCTCTTTGGGTTATAAACCTCAAGAAGCAACAAAAATGTTAAGTAAAATGCCCACAGACATAGACAGCTCAGAAGACATGATTCGCCGTGCTTTAAAAGGCATGATGTAA
- the ruvC gene encoding crossover junction endodeoxyribonuclease encodes MAIILGIDPGSRITGYGVINAVGQRIEYIASGCIRITEKELPQRLGQVFAGVNEIIETYCPQQFAIEQVFMGKNADSALKLGQARGVAIVAAVQHDLPVSEYAARSVKQAVVGKGSADKAQVQHMVQLLLKLPGKPQEDAADALAIAITHAHTRASLVSNIGLSKFSRGRMR; translated from the coding sequence ATGGCCATTATTCTAGGCATTGACCCCGGATCTCGCATTACGGGTTATGGCGTGATCAATGCGGTAGGGCAGCGAATAGAATACATTGCCAGCGGTTGTATTCGCATTACCGAGAAAGAACTGCCGCAACGTTTAGGTCAGGTCTTTGCCGGCGTGAATGAAATCATCGAAACCTATTGCCCTCAGCAGTTTGCCATTGAACAAGTTTTTATGGGAAAAAACGCCGATTCTGCATTAAAACTGGGCCAAGCTCGAGGCGTTGCCATTGTGGCGGCGGTGCAACATGATTTGCCCGTATCTGAATACGCCGCACGCAGTGTTAAGCAAGCGGTAGTGGGTAAAGGCAGTGCTGATAAAGCTCAAGTTCAACACATGGTTCAGCTGTTATTGAAACTACCGGGCAAGCCACAAGAAGATGCGGCTGATGCCTTGGCCATTGCAATTACTCATGCCCATACCCGCGCGAGTTTAGTGTCTAATATTGGGCTAAGTAAGTTCAGCCGAGGTCGCATGCGTTAA
- a CDS encoding Peptidase S8 and S53 subtilisin kexin sedolisin precursor has product MKQLALFLISFFYLFLCACNAPSNKISACGGSNSDNNRVSIGYLEGSREYIAPARWEFQTIERDGESIVSYQWYFSDDSLTRSSAPQGPRIEHTFSEPGEHSVCLRYRTSKGIENSVEASVFIESGGISGTINAALDNLVDVDTRDPYEPSANNDSFEQAQALSASARLSGVVDHNDREDYYQMQLQQYQRIRLQVSDESSAENYEQILLELFNAVPSPSDQTEPVISIKTESLNGRLSSAVVVPEKGSYFIKVTAINPRTLYQAGGPRISSHGNYSLSIDAPVNSTAKNYAVGEVNIMLKPERQYQAQGLSSKMDLGRIKTLTLDNAQAFLTNQNINVASTLFDAGFNSALTLNSALNSALNSGSNTQSKEEQLHWQMLQVIEALKAHPDILYAEPNWKRYPTALAQIDDPFYSSQWHYDTINVEQAWQAMGSRGDNDVIVAVLDTGVLTAHPDLTNNLITGYDFVDNDANANDPGDKSINGQRSSFHGTHVAGTIAASAANGAGGVGIAANVKVMPIRVLGRDGGFASDIMAGVCYAAKLTKSNSSVCNNVNAAASASDIINLSLGGPGFSDIEQALYRAVTEKGIIVIAAAGNESTSNAFYPAAYNKVISVAAINRNLEQASYSNFGSTVDVAAPGGDFSVDSGIFSAWGDDNNGPAILTYGSLQGTSMAAPHVAGVAALMKSVRPELTHNEFLAHLNAGQLTQDLGATGRDDIFGQGLIDAHKAVLQVQGDLAPQILSSNNQLFFNVSQTVLDFVLTSAGVGSDSELGDISVRINGANIDGGRWLSLNKFSGLGRYQVSVDRTELSEGSYRAELVVSSSLSGVADIVLSVQLQVGNSEVSANAGVQYVLVIDEDAAPDENGNLYSVGGSQALIANNGKYEYQIYGLKKGRYLVSTGSDLDFDNVICDAGESCGQYPTLEQPKAITISEEQPYVEVNMSVNYLDISRSNLGLASEEKIKGFSVYKVAPDNTPVSVRKREARKVNAIKVNAIKVIKVIKGN; this is encoded by the coding sequence ATGAAGCAGCTCGCTCTTTTTTTAATCTCTTTCTTTTACCTCTTTCTATGTGCTTGTAATGCTCCAAGCAATAAAATCAGCGCCTGCGGTGGTTCTAATAGTGATAATAACCGTGTAAGTATTGGCTATCTAGAGGGAAGTAGAGAGTATATCGCTCCTGCCCGCTGGGAATTTCAGACCATTGAGCGTGATGGTGAAAGTATCGTTTCTTACCAATGGTATTTCAGTGATGATTCACTTACCCGTTCGAGTGCTCCACAAGGACCTCGTATTGAACATACTTTTTCTGAGCCAGGCGAGCACAGCGTCTGTTTGCGGTATAGAACTTCTAAAGGTATTGAGAATAGCGTAGAGGCAAGTGTTTTTATTGAAAGCGGCGGTATTTCAGGGACGATAAACGCTGCTTTGGATAACTTAGTCGATGTCGATACCCGCGATCCTTATGAACCTAGTGCAAATAATGATAGCTTTGAACAGGCTCAAGCATTGTCTGCGAGTGCGCGTCTATCGGGTGTTGTGGACCACAATGATCGTGAAGATTATTATCAAATGCAACTCCAGCAGTATCAGCGTATTCGTTTGCAAGTGTCAGATGAAAGTTCAGCGGAAAATTATGAGCAAATTCTATTAGAACTTTTTAATGCTGTTCCTAGCCCTAGTGATCAAACTGAGCCAGTAATTTCAATTAAGACTGAAAGTTTAAACGGACGACTTTCATCGGCTGTTGTGGTGCCAGAAAAAGGCAGCTATTTTATTAAAGTCACCGCGATAAATCCACGAACGTTGTATCAAGCTGGTGGGCCACGTATTTCTAGTCATGGTAATTACTCTTTAAGCATCGATGCCCCTGTAAATAGCACGGCCAAGAATTATGCTGTGGGTGAAGTGAATATTATGCTTAAGCCAGAGCGTCAGTATCAAGCTCAAGGGCTGAGTAGCAAGATGGATTTAGGGCGAATTAAAACCTTAACATTAGACAATGCTCAGGCATTTTTAACCAATCAAAACATTAATGTTGCGAGCACGTTATTTGATGCTGGCTTCAATAGTGCATTAACATTAAATAGTGCATTAAATAGTGCATTAAATAGTGGCTCAAATACTCAATCTAAAGAAGAGCAGCTTCACTGGCAAATGCTGCAAGTTATTGAAGCGCTTAAAGCACATCCCGATATTCTTTATGCCGAACCTAATTGGAAGCGTTATCCCACCGCACTGGCACAAATAGACGACCCTTTTTATTCTTCACAGTGGCACTACGATACGATTAACGTTGAACAAGCTTGGCAAGCAATGGGGAGTCGTGGTGATAATGATGTGATAGTAGCCGTTTTAGATACTGGGGTCTTAACAGCACATCCAGATTTAACGAATAATTTGATTACGGGTTACGACTTTGTCGATAACGATGCTAATGCCAATGATCCTGGCGATAAAAGCATTAATGGCCAGCGCAGTAGCTTTCACGGTACGCACGTTGCGGGCACGATTGCCGCATCGGCTGCTAATGGAGCGGGAGGCGTTGGCATTGCGGCTAATGTAAAGGTTATGCCAATAAGAGTATTAGGGCGCGATGGTGGGTTTGCCAGCGATATTATGGCGGGTGTTTGTTATGCCGCGAAATTAACAAAGAGTAATAGTTCAGTTTGTAATAATGTTAATGCGGCAGCGTCTGCTAGCGACATTATTAATTTAAGTCTGGGTGGGCCGGGTTTTTCGGATATAGAACAAGCGTTATACCGCGCAGTGACTGAGAAAGGGATTATAGTGATCGCGGCGGCCGGCAATGAATCAACGTCGAATGCTTTTTATCCGGCCGCTTATAACAAGGTTATTTCTGTTGCTGCGATTAATCGTAATTTAGAGCAGGCTAGTTACTCAAACTTTGGTTCTACAGTTGATGTTGCAGCCCCGGGCGGAGATTTCTCGGTGGATAGCGGAATTTTTAGTGCATGGGGTGATGATAATAATGGCCCCGCAATCTTAACGTATGGTTCTTTGCAGGGGACGTCTATGGCGGCGCCTCATGTTGCAGGGGTCGCGGCATTAATGAAATCCGTTAGACCAGAACTTACCCATAATGAATTTTTGGCACACCTTAATGCTGGGCAGTTAACTCAAGACTTAGGCGCGACTGGACGAGATGACATATTCGGTCAAGGCTTAATAGATGCGCACAAAGCCGTTTTGCAAGTGCAGGGTGATTTAGCCCCGCAAATATTAAGCTCGAATAATCAGTTATTTTTCAATGTTAGTCAGACGGTGCTTGATTTTGTATTAACGTCAGCAGGGGTTGGTAGTGACTCGGAACTGGGCGATATTAGTGTGCGAATCAATGGTGCGAATATTGATGGTGGTCGTTGGCTTAGTCTGAATAAATTTTCAGGTTTGGGCCGATATCAAGTCAGTGTTGATAGAACTGAATTATCAGAAGGTTCGTATAGAGCCGAGCTGGTGGTGAGTTCATCGTTGAGTGGCGTCGCGGATATTGTTTTGTCAGTACAACTACAAGTGGGTAATTCAGAAGTGTCTGCGAATGCTGGAGTTCAATATGTGTTAGTCATCGATGAGGATGCTGCACCAGATGAAAATGGAAACTTATATAGCGTGGGTGGCAGTCAGGCGTTGATCGCGAATAATGGAAAGTACGAGTATCAGATATACGGTTTGAAAAAAGGCCGTTACCTTGTATCGACGGGATCAGACTTGGATTTCGATAATGTTATTTGTGATGCTGGGGAGTCGTGTGGTCAATACCCTACTTTAGAACAGCCTAAGGCGATTACTATTTCAGAAGAACAGCCTTACGTTGAAGTCAATATGAGTGTGAATTATTTAGACATTAGTCGTTCGAATCTTGGGCTTGCTTCAGAAGAGAAAATCAAAGGCTTTTCTGTGTATAAAGTAGCGCCGGATAACACTCCTGTAAGCGTAAGAAAAAGAGAAGCCAGAAAAGTAAACGCAATTAAAGTAAACGCAATAAAAGTAATAAAAGTAATAAAAGGCAATTAG